A part of Thiomicrorhabdus sediminis genomic DNA contains:
- a CDS encoding Hpt domain-containing protein, whose product MIDFEKFEAQFGMNKDDFLMFLDEFEQRLTDDLPELESLLAQLDFPKVSAAAHKLKTPAATLGLTNLNSLFLAMETNAKSEPDIDFLKENMKKIEEESALFRKELNDFKS is encoded by the coding sequence ATGATCGATTTTGAAAAGTTTGAAGCGCAATTCGGTATGAATAAAGACGATTTTTTGATGTTTTTGGATGAGTTTGAACAAAGATTGACAGATGATCTGCCCGAACTTGAATCTTTATTGGCTCAGCTTGATTTTCCCAAAGTGTCTGCTGCGGCACATAAGCTAAAAACCCCAGCGGCAACCTTAGGTTTAACTAACTTGAACAGCTTGTTTTTAGCCATGGAGACAAATGCGAAGTCTGAGCCGGATATTGATTTTCTAAAAGAAAATATGAAAAAAATAGAAGAGGAATCCGCCTTGTTCCGTAAGGAGTTGAATGATTTCAAAAGCTAA
- a CDS encoding methyl-accepting chemotaxis protein, with product MSSAKEYILPDDLVILSTSDLQGNIIDYNAGFREASGYTDKEIAGKPHNILRHEDMPKEAFQDFWNTIQAGMPWRGLVKNKRKNGDYYWVMANATPIIENKKITGYLSVRYPATDAEKQFATKLYANIKAGKASFPWTQKESKIKKIAAPLTGAVVAGLAAFGLFMNTPMDSAATGFFVLSILTMLFTLVTLSKTNSINENLLKGIENIANGKLQQIVEDKSELGFMLNMIRTRVAEAEAKNYDAAKESAILTTAMSSASTNLMVADADFNITSINQSLAEMFKRNEQRIQQALPDFDANAVVGSNMDVFHKDPAHQRKMVAALREPWNGDLFVSDLILELTVVPIVHNNKNDGYVVEWLDKTDEINNIKDITRVLHHIEEGDFNYRVDVQPGDLEELGNAINSTMTTLGGVMTAMSDVMSAQASGDLTQELPKGVFKGQVHNLKNAMNFSSNKMKEVVGMTVNVSNQVNTTAIEVAQGSSDLSRRVQQQAAALEETSATMEEINSQVQSSSANAQEAHKLSSDVQSKAESGVTVMQRTIEAMNAIDESSNKISEIVTLIDSIAFQTNLLALNAAVEAARAGEHGRGFAVVAGEVRSLAQKSADAAKDIKVLIEETVQRVSQGSSLASQSGDMLDEINQAILSVTNMVSQIAAASKEQAEGVDQVNKAITQIDDVTQQNAALVEQTNASAEDLKNQAEILQEEMSYFKLGETKTLDEKKYSLKKK from the coding sequence ATGAGTTCTGCCAAGGAATATATCCTGCCTGATGATTTGGTAATACTTTCAACATCTGATTTACAAGGCAATATTATCGACTACAACGCCGGCTTTCGCGAAGCCTCGGGGTACACAGATAAAGAAATTGCCGGTAAGCCACATAATATCCTCAGGCATGAAGATATGCCTAAAGAAGCTTTTCAAGATTTTTGGAATACCATACAGGCCGGCATGCCTTGGCGAGGACTGGTCAAAAATAAGCGCAAAAACGGTGATTATTACTGGGTAATGGCTAATGCTACCCCAATTATTGAAAACAAAAAAATCACCGGTTATCTTTCTGTTCGTTATCCTGCAACCGATGCTGAAAAACAATTCGCTACCAAGCTTTATGCGAATATCAAGGCAGGTAAAGCCTCATTTCCTTGGACTCAAAAAGAGTCTAAAATCAAAAAAATTGCAGCACCTCTAACAGGGGCTGTTGTTGCCGGTCTGGCTGCCTTTGGGTTGTTCATGAACACCCCTATGGACTCCGCAGCGACTGGCTTTTTTGTACTTAGCATTTTAACGATGCTATTTACCTTGGTGACCTTGTCTAAAACGAATTCAATCAATGAAAATCTGTTGAAAGGCATTGAAAATATCGCCAACGGCAAACTTCAGCAAATTGTTGAAGATAAATCTGAGCTTGGTTTTATGTTGAATATGATCAGAACCAGGGTGGCTGAGGCTGAAGCCAAAAACTATGACGCGGCAAAAGAGTCCGCCATTCTAACCACAGCGATGAGTAGCGCCAGTACTAACCTGATGGTTGCGGACGCAGACTTTAATATCACCAGTATCAACCAATCGTTAGCGGAAATGTTTAAACGCAATGAGCAGCGTATCCAGCAGGCGTTACCTGATTTCGATGCAAATGCCGTTGTCGGTTCCAATATGGATGTTTTCCATAAGGACCCGGCGCACCAAAGAAAGATGGTTGCTGCATTACGTGAGCCATGGAATGGCGATCTGTTCGTTTCGGACTTGATTCTTGAATTGACCGTGGTGCCGATCGTTCACAATAACAAAAATGACGGCTATGTGGTCGAATGGTTGGATAAGACGGATGAAATCAACAATATCAAAGATATCACTCGAGTGCTGCATCATATTGAGGAAGGCGATTTCAACTACCGTGTTGATGTACAGCCTGGCGATTTAGAGGAGTTGGGTAACGCCATCAATAGCACTATGACCACATTGGGCGGTGTCATGACGGCAATGAGCGATGTGATGTCCGCCCAAGCATCCGGGGATCTTACCCAAGAGCTGCCTAAGGGGGTTTTCAAAGGACAGGTGCATAACCTAAAAAATGCGATGAACTTTTCATCCAATAAAATGAAAGAAGTTGTAGGTATGACCGTTAATGTCTCCAATCAAGTCAATACTACAGCGATTGAAGTTGCTCAAGGTTCAAGTGATTTGAGTCGTCGAGTTCAGCAACAGGCCGCTGCTTTAGAAGAGACCTCTGCCACAATGGAGGAAATCAACTCTCAAGTACAAAGCAGTAGTGCTAATGCGCAAGAAGCGCATAAACTCTCCAGTGATGTTCAGAGCAAGGCTGAAAGTGGTGTAACTGTGATGCAAAGAACGATTGAAGCCATGAACGCAATAGATGAATCAAGCAATAAAATCTCCGAGATTGTGACTTTAATCGACAGTATCGCTTTTCAGACTAATTTGTTGGCATTGAACGCGGCGGTTGAAGCGGCGAGGGCTGGAGAGCACGGTAGAGGTTTTGCCGTGGTCGCTGGTGAAGTACGAAGCCTGGCGCAAAAATCGGCCGATGCCGCTAAAGACATCAAGGTGTTGATTGAAGAAACTGTGCAGCGAGTTTCTCAAGGTTCTTCATTGGCTAGCCAATCCGGTGATATGCTGGATGAAATTAACCAGGCAATCTTGTCTGTCACAAATATGGTTTCTCAGATTGCCGCAGCTTCAAAAGAACAGGCAGAAGGGGTTGATCAGGTAAACAAAGCGATTACGCAAATTGATGATGTGACCCAACAAAATGCCGCTTTGGTAGAGCAGACCAACGCTTCTGCAGAAGACTTGAAAAATCAGGCCGAGATTTTGCAAGAAGAAATGTCTTATTTCAA
- a CDS encoding ABC transporter ATP-binding protein yields the protein MPKQKVKVTALSEHSYTWQRIFNLVKRHKPALIKAHIIALLAMLATVPLPLLLPILVDEVLLNQPGFIVNTLNNWVSPSWHGPVYYIVAITIVTVVLRFAGLLFGVWQMQQFTVIAKEVTFQIRRDLLAKVQHVAMAQYETMGSGSVSATMVNDVNTIDTFLGTTVSKLLIALFSLVGVTAVLLWLNWQLALFILFMNPLVIYFTMRMGRKVKTLKKDENSALDIFQQSLTETLDALQQVRAANQDRSFFDRIRGNALDIKKTSEAFTWKSDAASRFSFMIFLVGFDIFRGASMLMVVFSDLSIGQMMAVFGYLWFMMGPVQEVLAIQYGYSAASGALQRINEVLDLQQEPRYQEKHNPFIGADPVSVSVKDLCFKYPGKNDTVLQNLNFTIAPGEKLALVGASGGGKTTLVQLLLGFYEASSGQVLYDNVPIEQIGQSVVREHVATVLQHPALFNQTIRFNLTLGQEIDDDKLWQALELAQLADKIKELDKQLDAVVGRSGIKLSGGQRQRLAIARMILQDPKVVIMDEATSALDMETERQLYQDLAPFLENRTTLIVAHRLSSIRQADRIMVFEDGHIIESGSHDELIQQEGTYHKLYR from the coding sequence ATGCCAAAACAAAAGGTCAAAGTAACGGCTTTAAGTGAGCACTCCTATACTTGGCAACGTATTTTCAATTTGGTTAAGCGCCATAAACCGGCGTTAATCAAAGCGCATATTATTGCGCTTCTGGCAATGCTCGCCACGGTGCCTTTACCGTTGCTATTGCCCATTCTGGTGGATGAGGTATTACTGAATCAACCCGGATTTATCGTTAATACCTTAAATAACTGGGTATCGCCTAGCTGGCACGGTCCTGTCTATTATATTGTTGCCATTACCATTGTAACCGTCGTACTGCGTTTTGCCGGACTGCTGTTTGGAGTCTGGCAGATGCAGCAGTTCACCGTGATTGCCAAAGAGGTCACCTTTCAAATTCGCCGCGATCTATTGGCCAAGGTGCAACATGTTGCTATGGCGCAGTATGAAACCATGGGTAGCGGTAGTGTTTCAGCGACTATGGTGAACGATGTTAATACCATCGATACTTTTCTTGGTACAACCGTTAGCAAATTGTTGATTGCGCTGTTCAGTCTGGTTGGGGTGACCGCGGTATTGCTTTGGCTTAACTGGCAGTTGGCGCTGTTTATTCTGTTTATGAACCCGCTGGTAATCTATTTCACCATGCGCATGGGGCGTAAGGTCAAAACGCTGAAAAAAGATGAAAACTCGGCTTTAGATATTTTTCAGCAATCCTTAACCGAGACGCTTGATGCGCTGCAGCAGGTGCGCGCCGCCAATCAGGACAGATCGTTTTTCGATCGCATTCGCGGCAATGCGTTGGACATTAAAAAGACCTCGGAGGCCTTTACCTGGAAAAGTGATGCGGCCAGTCGTTTCTCGTTTATGATTTTTTTGGTCGGTTTCGATATTTTCCGCGGTGCCAGTATGCTGATGGTGGTGTTTTCCGATCTGTCCATCGGGCAGATGATGGCGGTATTCGGTTATCTTTGGTTTATGATGGGGCCGGTTCAGGAGGTCTTGGCGATTCAGTACGGTTACAGTGCCGCGAGCGGCGCTTTGCAACGTATCAACGAGGTATTGGATTTACAACAAGAGCCGCGTTATCAAGAAAAGCATAATCCGTTTATCGGTGCTGACCCGGTATCGGTTTCCGTCAAAGATTTGTGTTTTAAATATCCGGGTAAAAACGATACCGTCTTGCAAAACCTCAACTTTACCATTGCACCGGGGGAGAAGTTGGCACTGGTGGGTGCCAGCGGCGGCGGCAAAACCACGCTGGTGCAATTGCTGCTCGGGTTTTATGAAGCCAGTAGTGGACAGGTGCTCTATGACAATGTGCCGATAGAGCAGATAGGTCAATCCGTAGTTCGCGAACATGTCGCCACCGTACTGCAGCATCCGGCACTGTTCAACCAAACCATCCGTTTTAATCTGACGCTTGGCCAGGAGATTGATGATGACAAGCTCTGGCAGGCATTAGAACTGGCTCAGCTGGCGGATAAGATTAAAGAGTTGGATAAGCAGCTCGATGCAGTTGTCGGGCGCAGTGGTATCAAGCTTTCCGGTGGTCAGCGTCAACGTCTGGCAATTGCGCGCATGATTCTACAAGATCCGAAAGTGGTGATTATGGATGAGGCCACCTCGGCATTGGATATGGAAACCGAACGCCAGTTGTATCAAGATCTGGCACCGTTTTTAGAAAACCGTACCACCTTGATTGTCGCGCATCGTTTAAGCTCGATTCGTCAGGCCGATCGCATTATGGTATTTGAAGACGGTCATATTATCGAATCCGGCAGTCATGATGAGTTAATACAGCAGGAGGGGACTTATCACAAGCTGTATCGCTAA
- a CDS encoding HD domain-containing phosphohydrolase, whose translation MNDTEFKNAVILAVDDEPINLKLLERILSNNGYTSILTETDPRNVSAIYQTNRPDLILLDLNMPHCDGYQVMAQLKALNDPLLPPIVILTAQNTEQFLVKALEAGARDFVTKPFKVDELLVRVKNLIEIQLAHKSLYMQKVDLEKMVLQRTRQLHEERLQIIQRVGWAAEFNEKENGNHILRISNISALLAKNLGFDDYQCELILNASSMHDIGKINIPDSILSKPGKLDAQEWEVMKQHTLLGAQILDGNDSDLMTMAKEIALTHHEKWDGSGYPNGLAGDEIPMVGRIVAVADVFDSLTSSRPYMQKWTVEAAIELIKDLSGKHFDPKVVSVFESELEEIIKIKNQFA comes from the coding sequence ATGAATGACACTGAGTTTAAAAATGCGGTAATTCTTGCAGTAGATGATGAACCAATCAATTTAAAACTACTGGAGCGTATATTAAGCAACAACGGCTATACATCGATACTGACAGAAACCGACCCCAGAAATGTATCTGCCATCTATCAAACCAACCGCCCAGACCTGATTTTACTTGACCTTAATATGCCACATTGCGATGGCTATCAAGTAATGGCACAACTAAAGGCATTGAATGACCCTTTACTTCCTCCTATTGTGATTTTGACCGCACAAAACACCGAACAGTTTTTAGTCAAAGCCCTAGAAGCTGGAGCTCGAGATTTCGTTACCAAGCCATTTAAAGTCGATGAACTACTGGTGCGAGTGAAAAATCTAATTGAAATACAACTCGCTCATAAATCGCTGTACATGCAAAAAGTAGATCTCGAAAAAATGGTACTGCAACGCACCCGACAGCTACATGAAGAACGCTTGCAGATTATCCAACGTGTAGGTTGGGCGGCGGAGTTCAACGAAAAGGAAAACGGTAACCACATTCTTCGTATAAGCAATATTTCCGCCCTCCTTGCTAAAAATCTGGGGTTTGATGACTATCAATGTGAATTGATTTTAAATGCTAGCTCAATGCATGATATAGGGAAAATCAATATTCCCGATAGCATTCTAAGCAAACCCGGGAAACTTGACGCTCAAGAGTGGGAAGTGATGAAGCAACACACTTTATTAGGTGCTCAAATACTGGATGGTAATGACAGTGACTTGATGACAATGGCCAAAGAGATCGCCTTGACGCATCATGAAAAATGGGATGGTTCGGGATACCCAAACGGGCTTGCTGGTGATGAAATCCCCATGGTAGGTCGCATCGTTGCCGTTGCCGATGTATTTGATTCTTTAACTTCGTCTAGACCTTATATGCAAAAATGGACGGTTGAGGCCGCTATTGAACTAATAAAGGATCTGAGTGGAAAACATTTCGATCCCAAAGTGGTATCGGTGTTTGAATCTGAGTTAGAAGAAATAATAAAGATCAAAAATCAATTTGCATAA
- a CDS encoding TatD family hydrolase codes for MIIDSHCHLNILPEDKVGSVEEVLANAKELGVEKVLCVAINPEQWHEVIALAEKHPQVYASIGVHPCEDKEVVVTDEQLIEAASHPKVLAIGEVGLDYFHFENEPDMSWQHERFKQHIRIAKQLDKPLIIHTRNSTPDCLSILEQEGADEVGGIMHCFVEDMATAERAMAINFYISFSGIVTFKNAKELKEVAAQMPLDRILVETDSPYLAPVPYRGKTNQPGYTHYVVQEIADLKALPFESVAQATTDNFNRLFKQAS; via the coding sequence GTGATTATCGATTCACATTGCCATCTAAATATTTTGCCAGAAGACAAAGTGGGCAGCGTTGAAGAGGTATTGGCCAATGCCAAAGAGCTGGGTGTGGAAAAAGTCTTGTGCGTGGCGATTAATCCAGAGCAGTGGCATGAAGTAATCGCCTTGGCGGAAAAGCACCCGCAAGTTTATGCCTCAATCGGCGTTCACCCTTGCGAAGACAAAGAAGTGGTCGTCACCGATGAGCAGTTGATCGAAGCGGCCTCTCACCCGAAAGTTTTGGCGATCGGCGAAGTCGGGCTGGATTATTTTCATTTTGAAAACGAGCCGGATATGAGTTGGCAGCACGAACGTTTCAAGCAGCATATTCGCATCGCCAAACAGTTGGATAAGCCGTTGATTATCCATACACGTAACTCTACTCCGGATTGTTTGAGCATTTTGGAACAAGAAGGTGCCGATGAAGTGGGCGGCATTATGCACTGTTTTGTCGAGGATATGGCTACCGCCGAACGTGCCATGGCGATTAATTTCTATATTTCGTTTTCCGGTATCGTCACCTTCAAGAATGCCAAAGAACTCAAAGAAGTGGCGGCACAGATGCCTTTAGATCGAATTTTGGTGGAGACCGATTCACCTTATCTGGCACCGGTGCCTTATCGTGGTAAAACCAATCAGCCTGGCTATACCCACTACGTGGTGCAGGAGATTGCCGATTTGAAGGCCTTGCCTTTCGAGTCGGTGGCGCAAGCCACCACCGATAATTTTAATCGCCTTTTCAAACAAGCAAGTTAA
- the folD gene encoding bifunctional methylenetetrahydrofolate dehydrogenase/methenyltetrahydrofolate cyclohydrolase FolD, with translation MTAKILDGKAIAEELRNSIKDEVERQVAQGNKRPGLAVIMVGEDPASQVYVRNKKLACEKAGFKDVSEVLPASTSQEEVLALIDKLNADDDVHGIIVQLPVPDHINPEEIIERIHPCKDVDGFHPYNVGRLATRMPQLMPCTPHGVMTMLAKTGIPLRGLNAVVVGASNIVGVPMMLELLNERATVTICHSATKDLAEQVGRADLVVVGVGIPNMVKGDWIKDGAIVIDVGINRMDDGKLCGDVEYDVAKEKASWITPVPGGVGPMTIATLLENTMKVAYQLDCKLK, from the coding sequence ATGACCGCAAAAATTCTTGACGGTAAAGCGATTGCAGAAGAGTTACGCAACTCAATTAAAGACGAAGTGGAACGTCAAGTTGCCCAGGGAAATAAGCGCCCTGGCCTTGCGGTGATTATGGTTGGTGAAGACCCGGCTTCTCAAGTTTATGTGCGCAATAAAAAACTGGCTTGTGAAAAAGCCGGTTTTAAAGATGTCTCTGAAGTCTTACCGGCTTCGACTTCACAAGAGGAAGTGTTGGCATTAATCGATAAGCTAAATGCGGATGATGATGTACACGGTATTATTGTGCAGTTACCGGTTCCGGACCATATCAACCCGGAAGAAATCATCGAACGTATTCACCCTTGCAAAGATGTCGATGGCTTCCACCCATACAATGTCGGTCGTTTGGCGACACGTATGCCGCAACTAATGCCTTGCACGCCACACGGTGTTATGACCATGTTGGCAAAAACAGGGATTCCATTGCGTGGTTTGAATGCGGTTGTGGTCGGCGCGTCGAATATCGTTGGTGTACCGATGATGTTGGAACTGTTAAATGAACGCGCTACCGTAACGATTTGTCACAGTGCGACCAAAGATTTGGCGGAACAGGTTGGCCGCGCGGACTTAGTCGTGGTCGGTGTCGGGATTCCGAACATGGTCAAAGGTGACTGGATTAAAGACGGCGCAATTGTCATTGATGTCGGTATCAACCGTATGGACGATGGCAAGCTTTGTGGTGACGTTGAATATGATGTAGCCAAAGAAAAAGCCAGCTGGATCACACCGGTTCCGGGCGGCGTTGGTCCGATGACTATCGCGACCTTATTGGAAAACACCATGAAGGTGGCCTATCAGTTGGATTGCAAGCTGAAATAA